One Drechmeria coniospora strain ARSEF 6962 chromosome 01, whole genome shotgun sequence genomic region harbors:
- a CDS encoding C6 zinc finger domain containing protein, with protein MDLVKPACSTNKYLYVHFDGQGRGQDAVGAGWDIRDKKLDPPAEHGGWPDVRMSRGRRAMTKLDQDGWPAVGWPAGFHEEEGSQRRRGGGGGAGGGRMRGWLFIIQSHPDLSWRREAANFARIPETRRRLSHVEVKASRRDGEFWFLRAILGTRKGSSGRAGEAAATTLVTPLGVAAMMARAKSLHHFFLSDEIDKDSLLHWPAPLAAVESDLLFGRIKRRNSDDDLFSSPAIAAGTMPMPVPVPIPPMPDPDAGHDDDDDDRSSTPDSDDGAEEARVRRGGSGGSAASPTTGGSDHPPARKRQRVRLSCLECRRRKLSCDRGFPCERCIKSGTPDRCSYEARNGDVVNASSGVPPPFGQLDGRRFGIGIGLGLGGDGSSTLTSREDHDRLRRLELEIAQLKTQLLARPGGGVGSLDGSTVAGSSHSPATQQREDGGAAGALDANGEAAPRPDVQECIDASNMSGDKGELRFFRGKGFRTRYFGPHNASMAFVELTGLCPFMRETADEWLRPVILHDRKDRKRRLEDRELRFNEPDAELMALLPTREEADALIAVYLDQFEQVHRIVHIPTFRAEYAGFWKADAGGSVHANGNVHANGNVHGHGHVKPPHAAFTALVLSMMAVASCVHTHESLKFIGMMSNARHWAERWINACDGWLARQSQKHRKLIHFQIACLLYLGKRVNTIKKKRFWTSAGALIQDGIAVGLHREPSHMAGKISIYNQEMRRRIWTTVQEFDMQASFDHGLPTLVSHLHYDTNAPRNLDDDDFDEDTTTLPPSRPAKEYTFCSFQNLARQSLPLRLELSRLLTGPLSDIDYDQVIRYTNDLTHEIDALPSWDTNPNRNADVDVDGARGGGRKKNPLIAYTLLHVQLRQYIIPLHQPYLKLRKQNSKYQYSEIIYYNAARDIVLLHDKLYEQGVRALNFLREDALTTAINLCSVTMLQPRGSTNMIMINSHHTLKLIEKCIAMKEDRLLRCGNNEPWGYSIMCAALGLLEAHLGTKTPEVAKSTSAERFVNLHYRLLANQEPAASSAVSSTPASGPTAVTTTTTLTSAPGQGQGPGLGPNQGLGVLERSKVRGPPPSPPPPASANAASAQLDAAFPFHNHSSVAANGSGSLDASGVSGPAPWILGDQTFNMEPSLELLGLNLNELWGESWELG; from the exons ATGGACCTGGTGAAGCCTGCATGCTCGACcaacaagtacctgtacgtgcacttTGACGGACAAGGAAGAGGCCAGGATGCCGTGGGCGCCGGGTGGGATATCCGGGACAAAAAGTTGGACCCCCCTGCCGAGCACGGTGGGTGGCCGGATGTCCGGATGAGCCGTGGTAGGCGGGCCATGACCAAGCTGGACCAGGATGGGTGGCCGG CTGTAGGTTGGCCTGCCGGTTTccacgaggaggagggctcgcagcggcgacgaggtggaggtggaggtgcTGGAGGCGGGAGGATGCGCGGATGGCTATTTATTATTCAGTCGCATCCTGATCTGAGCTGGCGTCGGGAAGCCGCGAATTTTGCTCGCATTCCTGAaacccgtcgccgcctgtcCCACGTGGAAGTGAAAGCGAGTCGACGAGACGGTGAATTCTGGTTCCTTCGAGCCATTCTTGGTACACGGAAGGGTTCTTCTGGACG CGCCGGTGAAgccgcggccacgacgcTCGTAACTCCGCTCGGCGTtgcggcgatgatggcgcgGGCAAAAAGTCTGCACCACTTCTTCTTATCAGATGAGATTGATAAAGATTCCCTTTTACACTGGCCCgcccccctcgccgccgtcgagtcggACCTGCTCTTTGGGAGGATCAAACGTCGTaactccgacgacgacctgttctcctcgcccgccattgccgccggcaccatgcccatgcccgtACCCGTACCCATACCACCCATGCCAgaccccgacgccggccacgacgacgacgacgacgaccgaagctcgacgccggattccgacgacggcgccgaggaagctCGCGTGCGGAGGGGCGGCTCCGGGGGCTCCGCAGCCTCGCCGACCACCGGAGGCTCCGACCATCCGCCGGCCCGCAAGAGGCAGCGTGTGCGTCTCAGCTGCCTCgagtgccgccgccgcaagcTCTCCTGCGACCGAGGCTTCCCCTGCGAGCGTTGCATCAAGAGCGGGACGCCGGATCGTTGCAGCTACGAGGCGCgcaacggcgacgtcgtcaacGCCTCCTCGGGCGTGCCGCCGCCCTTtggccagctcgacggccgtcgcttcggcatcggcatcggcctcggcctcggcggcgatggctcCTCGACCCTGACCTCGCGCGAGGACCACGACCGACTCCGCAGGCTCGAGCTGGAGATTGCCCAGCTCAAGACGCAGCTTCTCGCGcgccccggcggcggcgtcggctccTTGGACGgcagcaccgtcgccggcagcagccactcgccggcgacgcagcagagggaggacggcggcgcggccggagccctcgacgccaacggcgaggccgcccCCCGGCCCGACGTGCAGGAGTGCATCGACGCCAGCAACATGAGCGGCGACAAGGGCGAGCTGCGCTTCTTCCGCGGCAAGGGCTTCCGCACCCGCTACTTTGGCCCCCACAACGCGAGCATGGCCTTTGTCGAGCTCACCGGCCTCTGCCCCTTTATGCgggagacggccgacgagtggCTGCGGCCCGTCATCCTGCACGATCGAAAGGACCGCAAGCGACGCCTCGAGGACCGCGAGCTGCGCTTCAACGaacccgacgccgagctcatGGCCCTGCTGCCGACgcgcgaggaggccgacgcgCTCATCGCCGTCTACCTCGACCAGTTCGAGCAGGTCCACCGCATCGTCCACATACCCACCTTTCGTGCCGAGTACGCCGGCTTCTGgaaggccgacgccggcggcagcgtccACGCCAACGGCAACGTCCACGCCAACGGCAACGTCCACGGCCACGGTCACGTCAAACCACCCCACGCCGCCTtcaccgccctcgtcctctccatgatggccgtcgcGAGCTGCGTGCACACGCACGAATCGCTCAAGTTCATCGGCATGATGTCTAACGCCCGTCACTGGGCCGAGCGCTGGATCAACGCCTGCGATGGCTGGCTCGCGAGGCAGAGCCAGAAGCACCGCAAGCTCATTCACTTCCAGATCGCCTGCCTCCTCTACCTCGGCAAGCGCGTCAACACGATCAAGAAGAAGCGCTTCTGGAccagcgccggcgccctcatccaggacggcatcgccgtcggcctgcacCGCGAGCCGAGCCACATGGCCGGCAAGATCAGCATCTACAACCAGGAGATGCGTCGACGGATATGGACGACGGTCCAGGAGTTCGACATGCAGGCCTCCTTCGACCACGGCCTGCCAACGCTCGTGAGCCACCTGCACTACGACACGAACGCGCCCcgcaacctcgacgacgacgactttgacgaggacacgacgacgctaccgccgtcgaggccggccaagGAGTACACCTTCTGCTCCTTCCAGAACCTCGCCCGCCAGAGCCTGCCGCTGCGGCTCGAGCTGTCCCGGCTGCTGACGGGCCCGCTCTCGGACATTGACTACGACCAGGTGATCCGCTACACAAACGACCTGACGCACGAGATCGACGCGCTGCCGTCCTGGGACACGAACCCGAACCGgaacgccgacgtcgacgtcgacggggctcgcggcggcgggaggaaGAAGAACCCGCTCATCGCGTACACGCTGTTGCACGTCCAGCTGCGGCAGTACATCATCCCCCTCCACCAACCGTACCTCAAGCTGCGCAAGCAAAACtccaagtaccagtactcgGAAATCATCTACTACAACGCCGCCCGCGACATTGTCCTCCTCCACGACAAGTTGTACGAGCAGGGCGTGCGCGCCCTCAACTTCCTGCGCGAGGACGCGCTCACGACGGCCATCAACCTCTGCAGCGTCACCATGCTGCAGCCGCGGGGCTCGACCAACATGATCATGATCAACTCGCACCACACCCTGAAGCTCATCGAAAAGTGCATCGCCATGAAGGAGGACCGGCTGCTGCGCTGCGGCAACAACGAGCCGTGGGGCTACTCCATCATgtgcgccgccctcggcctcctcgaggctCACCTGGGCACCAAGACGCCCGAGGTGGCCAAGTCGACGTCCGCCGAGCGTTTCGTCAACCTGCACTACCGCCTGCTTGCGAACCAGGagccggccgcgtcgtcggccgtgtcgaGCACGCCCGCGAGCGGCCCGACGGCggtcacgacgacgacgacgctgacctcggcgccgggaCAGGGGCAGGGACCGGGACTCGGGCCCAACCAGGGCCTGGGCGTGCTGGAAAGGAGCAAGGTacgagggccgccgccgtcgccgccgccaccggcgTCTGCTAACGCAGCCTCCGCACAGCTTGACGCAGCCTTTCCGTTTCACAACCactcgtcggtggcggccaaCGGCAGCGGAAGCCTCGATGCCTCCGGCGTGTCCGGTCCCGCGCCGTGGATCCTCGGCGACCAGACATTCAACATGGAGCCGAGCCTCGAGCTGCTGGGACTCAACCTCAACGAGCTCTGGGGCGAGTCGTGGGAGCTCGGCTGA
- a CDS encoding LysM domain-containing protein, whose translation MWFHLLGLAHIVIPLALASIARPAPGTLQSRAGDKPGLPHDQRTTPHCSFWLDYNGSQTCAAICDVYGCSVDAFLRWNPSVGSGCTNLLAGKSYCVEAMEEPTVTSKVPSDPSNVGNPHPESPAVPIVETTTTTEPPNGIKTPSPLQPGVVGNCDKFAWVNGGDTCKSIAVKYNIPLREFLLWNSQEGEACSGLWAGTYACVSVIGYTPTPVVNAPVVGAPGNGIQTPTPTQPGMVSNCNRFRYVKPDENCIDIASNAGISFDDLARWNPSIGAACEGLWAKAYVCVGVLPAFRLKTRYHADCTGEVKNDIAVADGICINTACSVASLEIAAEGYCPEGQVQISYWEQAECSGKWFGYGYANKGQCRTAWSEGWKFKSLHFRCAKKEEDCVSQQTCQFEPEPANSLC comes from the exons ATGTGGTTCCACCTACTTGGTTTGGCACACATTGTCATTCCTCTAGCCCTGGCGAGCATTGCCAGACCGGCACCGGGGACTCTGCAGAGCCGTGCCGGTGACAAGCCTGGACTGCCGCATGACCAGAGGACGACACCTCATTGCAGTTTCTGGCTTGACTACAACGGCTCCCAAACGTGTGCCGCCATCTGCGATGTATACGGATGTTCCGTGGATGCCTTTTTGAGATGG AACCCCTCCGTTGGCTCTGGCTGCACCAATTTGCTGGCGGGCAAGTCCTATTGTGTCGAGGCAATGGAAGAGCCGACGGTAACTTCGAAAGTGCCGAGCGATCCATCGAATGTTGGCAATCCTCATCCAGAAAGTCCAGCGGTTCCCATCGTggaaacgacgacgacgactgaGCCTCCGAATG GCATCAAAACTCCTTCCCCTTTGCAGCCCGGCGTGGTGGGCAACTGCGACAAGTTTGCTTGGGTCAACGGGGGGGATACTTGCAAAAGCATCGCCGTCAAGTACAATATTCCCCTTCGAGAGTTTCTGCTTTGGAACTCCCAAGAGGGAGAGGCGTGCAGCGGGCTTTGGGCCGGTACGTATGCCTGCGTCTCCGTCATCGGCTATACGCCAACGCCGGTCGTGAATGCGCCGGTCGTGGGTGCGCCGGGCAACGGCATACAGACGCCTACACCAACGCAGCCAGGCATGGTCAGCAACTGCAATCGATTCCGTTACGTGAAGCCAGACGAGAATTGCATTGATATTGCCTCCAACGCAGGCATCTCCTTCGACGACTTGGCCCGGTGGAATCCCAGCATCGGAGCCGCATGCGAAGGTCTCTGGGCAAAAGCCTACGTCTGCGTGGGCGTCCTTCCCGCATTCAGGCTCAAGACACGATACCACGCCGACTGCACGGGTGAGGTCAAGAATGACATCGCGGTCGCCGACGGGATCTGCATCAATACAGCCTGCTCCGTTGCTTCCTTGGAAATCGCGGCCGAGGGTTACTGCCCCGAAGGCCAGGTGCAGATCAGCTACTGGGAGCAAGCGGAATGCTCAGGCAAGTGGTTCGGGTACGGATACGCCAACAAGGGCCAGTGCCGGACCGCTTGGAGCGAGGGCTGGAAGTTCAAGTCGCTGCATTTCCGGTGCGCGAAGAAGGAAGAAGACTGCGTGAGCCAGCAGACTTGCCAGTTTGAACCGGAGCCGGCCAACTCTTTGTGCTAG
- a CDS encoding glycosyltransferase family 17 has protein sequence MLPLSHSLDKRARLRQLLLAVVAGLVVVSILLLRPASLLPTLALMAGADIPGLAEALEAAAESCESYGWQRFVPESSSGKRRVYDLFMINTELDWLEIRLGTTYDAVDYFIIFEADITFTGLAKPLFVRDNWSKFKRFHRKMIYHKVEFPPGFNATDMWKKERFTRDAMLEQGLQQLRGRQEPRAGDVIIFADVDEIPRPEVLHLLRACQFPRRVTLRGRFYYYSFQFLHRGDEWRAPHATYYEGLDTILPNDLRGGVGKNAHESVDIANASWHCSSCFKTVHEVRVKMESFSHTEYNIEKYRDSHWIADHVRQGTDMWERNREVYDRIDGNRDLPDYLLKHADRFPYMINRDGPTAGFSDYP, from the coding sequence ATGCTGCCACTATCGCACTCTCTCGACAAAAGAGCCCGCCTGAGGCAGCTCcttcttgccgtcgtcgctggcctcgtcgtcgtctccatcTTACTGCTCCGCCCGGCGAGTCTGCTTCCgaccttggccttgatggcAGGCGCCGACATccccggcctcgccgaggcaCTGGAAGCGGCCGCTGAATCGTGCGAGAGCTACGGCTGGCAGAGGTTCGTGCCCGAATCGTCGAGCGGGAAGCGCAGGGTCTACGACCTGTTCATGATCAACACCGAGCTGGACTGGCTCGAGATTCGACTCGGGACGACgtacgacgccgtcgactaCTTCATCATCTTCGAAGCGGACATAACCTTCACCGGCCTGGCGAAGCCGCTCTTCGTTCGCGACAACTGGTCCAAGTTCAAGCGCTTCCACCGCAAGATGATATACCACAAGGTCGAATTCCCGCCCGGGTTCAACGCAACCGACATGTGGAAGAAGGAGAGGTTCACCCGAGACGCCATGCTTGAGCAGGGCCTGCAGCAGCTCCGCGGTCGTCAAGAGCCCCGTGCCGGCGATGTCATCATCTTCGCCGATGTCGACGAGATTCCTCGACCAGAAGTCCTCCACCTGCTTCGCGCCTGCCAGTTCCCGCGTCGCGTCACCCTCCGTGGCCGGTTCTACTACTACAGCTTTCAGTTCCTGCACCGCGGAGACGAGTGGCGAGCGCCGCATGCGACCTACTACGAAGGACTGGATACCATCCTGCCCAACGATTTGCGTGGTGGCGTCGGCAAGAACGCGCACGAGTCGGTGGATATTGCCAACGCCTCCTGGCATTGCTCCTCGTGCTTCAAAACCGTGCACGAGGTTCGCGTCAAGATGGAGTCATTCTCCCACACCGAGTACAACATCGAAAAATATCGGGACAGTCATTGGATTGCCGATCACGTACGTCAGGGAACCGACATGTGGGAAAGGAATAGGGAGGTGTACGACAGGATCGACGGCAACAGGGACCTACCCGACTACCTCCTGAAGCATGCCGACAGATTCCCTTACATGATCAACAGGGACGGACCGACTGCTGGCTTTTCTGATTATCCGTAA